A portion of the Nitratidesulfovibrio termitidis HI1 genome contains these proteins:
- a CDS encoding nucleoside recognition domain-containing protein — protein MPMQPPRQHDASAPSQPPAAPGVGDAPSSSSAFPAANPPAHGRAPHARPAGHGKAGGRRVSRMGVAVPLLACAVALGAILARDPRLLAWHAAWPGLVRPLLHMLVIMGMGLAMGLAVEAFGWTPLLARLARPVTRWGRLPDDSGAAFATAFLSAAASNSLLMEAHTAGRLSVRELRLSYLLNSGLPVFLLHLPTTFFVVGPLARTAGIIYLSLNGVAALLRTALVLLLTRRAVPADGCAGDGDLPSAGQDVAHHGGKRSGVVAAHGTTHPDVPATPAQRLRAALALVGTRFRRRIGRMALFTAPTYLAMYALHQVGVFDTLRDLAAGAAGAAGAAGGFGLGILPVQAAGVVIFSAAAEFSSGVAAAAALLDAGSLDTAQTALALILGSIVATPIRALRHQLPSHTGIFTPRLGLALLVQSQLFRVASLTAVTTIWWLAAH, from the coding sequence ATGCCCATGCAGCCCCCCCGCCAGCACGACGCATCCGCCCCGTCCCAGCCGCCCGCCGCACCTGGCGTGGGGGACGCGCCCTCTTCCTCGTCCGCGTTTCCCGCTGCCAACCCTCCCGCGCATGGCCGCGCCCCCCACGCAAGGCCCGCTGGACATGGCAAGGCCGGTGGCCGCCGCGTGTCGCGCATGGGGGTGGCGGTGCCGCTGCTGGCCTGCGCCGTGGCCCTGGGGGCCATCCTGGCGCGCGACCCCCGCCTGCTGGCGTGGCATGCCGCGTGGCCGGGACTGGTGCGCCCCCTGCTGCACATGCTGGTGATCATGGGGATGGGGCTGGCCATGGGGCTGGCCGTGGAGGCCTTTGGCTGGACGCCGCTGCTGGCCCGGCTGGCCCGCCCGGTAACCCGCTGGGGCCGCCTGCCCGACGACAGCGGAGCGGCCTTCGCCACGGCCTTTCTGTCCGCCGCCGCGTCCAATTCGCTGCTCATGGAGGCGCACACCGCCGGGCGGCTGTCCGTAAGAGAGCTGCGCCTGTCGTACCTGCTCAATTCCGGCCTGCCGGTCTTTCTGCTGCACCTGCCCACCACGTTCTTCGTGGTGGGGCCGCTGGCGCGCACTGCGGGCATCATCTACCTGTCGCTGAACGGCGTGGCCGCACTGCTGCGCACGGCGCTGGTGCTGCTGCTTACCCGTCGGGCCGTGCCAGCGGACGGGTGCGCGGGCGATGGCGACCTGCCCTCGGCCGGGCAGGACGTGGCCCACCATGGCGGAAAGCGGTCCGGCGTCGTGGCCGCTCACGGCACGACGCACCCGGACGTGCCCGCCACCCCGGCGCAGCGCCTGCGGGCGGCGCTGGCGCTGGTTGGCACGCGGTTCCGCCGCCGCATCGGCCGCATGGCCCTGTTCACCGCGCCGACCTATCTTGCCATGTACGCCCTGCACCAGGTCGGGGTGTTCGACACCCTGCGCGACCTTGCAGCAGGGGCAGCAGGGGCAGCAGGGGCCGCAGGCGGCTTCGGGCTGGGCATCCTGCCGGTGCAGGCCGCCGGGGTGGTGATATTTTCCGCCGCCGCCGAATTTTCGTCCGGGGTGGCCGCTGCCGCCGCACTGCTGGACGCGGGCTCGCTGGATACGGCCCAGACCGCGCTGGCGCTGATACTGGGTTCCATCGTGGCCACCCCCATCCGGGCGCTGCGCCACCAGTTGCCCTCGCACACCGGCATCTTCACCCCTCGCCTGGGGCTGGCGTTGCTGGTGCAGAGCCAGCTGTTCCGCGTGGCCAGCCTGACTGCCGTCACCACCATATGGTGGCTGGCCGCGCACTGA
- a CDS encoding PHP domain-containing protein, with translation MSIRFIDLHSHSTASDGSDTPADLVRKAAAARLAAIALTDHDTTSGLDEAVREGRQRGIEVIRGCELGVRCEHGELHILGLWLPEGDGPHPGANPLDANPLDATLAELRHHRAIRNQRIAAQLRECGVDIEYAEVEAISGGESVSRLHFARILHDKGYVSSPQEAFARYIGPGGRAYVAKETLSPVEGVALLRSVGATVSLAHPMLFRYPGNGFAEWLDDTVADLKPHGLDAIEAYHSEHSQADTRRCVDLAARHGLALTGGSDYHGAGKPGISLGRGRGGLRVTTAVLDDLKERRRRQGLPV, from the coding sequence ATGTCCATCCGTTTCATAGACCTGCATTCCCATTCCACCGCATCCGACGGCAGCGACACCCCGGCGGACCTCGTGCGCAAGGCCGCCGCCGCCAGACTGGCCGCCATCGCCCTTACCGACCACGACACCACGTCCGGCCTGGACGAAGCCGTGCGCGAAGGACGCCAGCGCGGCATCGAGGTCATCCGGGGGTGCGAACTGGGCGTACGCTGCGAACACGGCGAACTGCACATCCTGGGCCTGTGGCTGCCCGAAGGCGACGGCCCCCATCCGGGCGCCAACCCGCTGGACGCCAACCCGCTGGATGCCACCCTGGCCGAATTGCGCCACCACCGCGCCATCCGCAACCAGCGCATCGCGGCGCAACTGCGCGAGTGCGGCGTGGACATCGAATACGCCGAGGTGGAGGCCATCTCCGGCGGCGAATCGGTCAGCCGCCTGCACTTCGCGCGCATCCTGCACGACAAGGGCTACGTCTCCTCGCCGCAAGAGGCCTTTGCCCGGTACATCGGTCCCGGTGGCCGGGCCTACGTGGCCAAGGAAACGTTGTCCCCCGTCGAAGGCGTGGCCCTGCTGCGTTCCGTGGGCGCCACCGTGTCCCTGGCCCACCCCATGCTGTTCCGCTACCCCGGCAACGGCTTTGCCGAATGGCTGGACGACACCGTGGCCGACCTCAAGCCCCACGGCCTGGACGCCATAGAGGCCTACCACAGCGAACATTCCCAGGCCGACACCCGCCGCTGCGTGGACCTGGCCGCCCGGCACGGACTGGCCCTGACCGGCGGCTCCGACTATCACGGCGCGGGCAAGCCCGGCATATCGCTGGGACGCGGGCGCGGCGGCCTGCGCGTGACCACCGCGGTGCTGGACGACCTGAAGGAACGCAGACGCCGCCAGGGGCTGCCGGTGTAG
- a CDS encoding sigma-54-dependent transcriptional regulator, whose translation MAHVLIIDADAAFAQLVAGIAEGLGHRASRAAGLVEGRLLADDADVVFLAATLPDGNGVESMPGLRALPGQPEIIVTAEGGDPDGAERAIRHGAWEWLRKPLPADRVVLPLLRALDYRARLPAQRPSSRLKHSIVGVSTAIRRCLDVVAEAAGSDAAALVTGETGVGKELFARAIHDNSPRAAAPFVAVDCASLPRSLAGSILFGHRKGAFTGADSNRDGLVLQADGGTLFLDEVGELPLSMQKMFLRVLQEHRFRPVGGRTEITSDFRLIAATNRDLEDMAERNTFRSDLLYRMRTVVVSIPPLRERCEDVTALAGHYLPRIWARFALPEKDISPDFHETLLAYHWPGNVRELIHTLERAVLASQDAPKLFARHLPDYLRICLARAAARNGAAAPAGYGELGGPSCLYGTGERAAPALRIGNAADSVNGVDRTGRNRPASAPAQQDGNAPSDSQVAGPGQAHPEQAHPEQAHPGQVPPGQVQPTPPVSPGWGPRAPYAIYTSPHYAPSPERTAPAARTPTTDRARHGDMPGADSGNGGERPARAGRDNGYGEDPLGQTGLAGLSPHGALEDDGPRTSPATGMSTAPAATTLHADAPFADGLPRFFDFRDAQFTAYLHELMHRAGGDIRTACTLSGLSRSHLYDLLRKHGVPPR comes from the coding sequence ATGGCCCATGTGCTGATCATCGACGCCGACGCCGCCTTCGCCCAACTGGTGGCGGGCATCGCCGAAGGGCTGGGGCACCGGGCCTCGCGCGCGGCGGGCCTGGTCGAGGGGCGTCTGCTGGCCGACGACGCCGACGTGGTCTTTCTAGCCGCCACCCTGCCCGATGGCAACGGGGTGGAGTCCATGCCCGGCCTGCGCGCCCTGCCCGGCCAGCCGGAAATCATCGTCACCGCAGAAGGGGGCGACCCGGACGGCGCGGAACGGGCCATCCGCCACGGGGCGTGGGAATGGCTGCGCAAGCCCCTGCCCGCCGACCGGGTGGTGCTGCCGCTGTTGCGCGCGCTGGACTATCGTGCCCGCCTGCCCGCCCAGCGGCCCTCGTCGCGCCTGAAGCATTCCATCGTGGGGGTCAGCACGGCCATCCGCCGCTGCCTGGACGTGGTGGCCGAGGCGGCGGGCAGTGACGCCGCCGCGCTGGTCACCGGCGAAACGGGCGTGGGCAAGGAACTGTTCGCCCGGGCCATCCACGACAACAGCCCCCGCGCCGCCGCGCCCTTCGTGGCCGTGGACTGCGCCTCGCTGCCGCGTTCGCTGGCCGGGTCCATTTTGTTCGGCCACCGCAAGGGGGCCTTCACCGGGGCGGATTCCAACCGCGACGGCCTGGTGTTGCAGGCCGACGGCGGCACCCTGTTCCTGGACGAAGTGGGCGAACTGCCCCTGTCCATGCAGAAGATGTTTCTGCGCGTGCTGCAGGAACACCGCTTTCGCCCGGTGGGCGGCCGCACGGAAATCACCAGCGATTTCCGCCTGATCGCGGCCACCAACCGCGACCTGGAAGACATGGCCGAGCGCAACACCTTTCGCAGCGACCTGCTCTACCGCATGCGCACGGTGGTGGTGAGCATTCCGCCGCTGCGCGAACGATGCGAGGACGTCACGGCGCTGGCCGGGCATTACCTGCCGCGCATCTGGGCCCGCTTTGCCCTGCCGGAAAAGGACATCTCGCCCGACTTCCACGAAACCCTGCTGGCCTACCACTGGCCGGGCAACGTGCGCGAACTCATCCATACCCTGGAGCGGGCGGTGCTGGCCTCGCAGGACGCCCCCAAGCTGTTCGCCCGCCACCTGCCGGACTACCTGCGCATCTGCCTGGCCCGCGCCGCCGCGCGCAACGGGGCCGCCGCCCCGGCTGGCTACGGCGAACTTGGTGGGCCGTCCTGCCTGTACGGAACCGGGGAACGCGCCGCGCCTGCGCTGCGGATCGGCAACGCAGCAGATTCCGTGAATGGCGTGGATCGAACGGGCAGGAACCGCCCCGCAAGCGCCCCCGCGCAACAAGACGGCAACGCCCCCTCGGACAGCCAGGTCGCCGGGCCCGGACAGGCACACCCCGAGCAGGCACACCCCGAGCAGGCACATCCCGGACAGGTTCCGCCCGGACAGGTACAGCCCACGCCACCCGTTTCGCCCGGCTGGGGACCGCGCGCACCCTACGCCATCTACACTTCGCCCCATTATGCCCCGTCCCCGGAACGCACCGCTCCTGCGGCGCGCACGCCCACCACGGATCGCGCGCGACATGGAGACATGCCCGGCGCGGACAGCGGCAACGGCGGCGAACGGCCAGCACGGGCCGGGCGCGACAATGGTTATGGCGAAGATCCCCTTGGCCAGACCGGCCTTGCAGGCCTGTCGCCCCATGGCGCCCTTGAGGATGATGGGCCCCGGACCTCACCAGCGACCGGCATGTCCACTGCCCCCGCTGCAACCACCCTTCATGCCGACGCACCCTTTGCCGACGGCCTGCCCCGTTTCTTCGACTTTCGCGATGCGCAATTCACTGCCTACCTGCACGAACTGATGCACCGCGCCGGTGGCGACATCCGCACCGCCTGCACCCTGTCCGGGCTGTCCCGGTCGCATCTGTACGATCTGCTGCGCAAGCACGGCGTGCCGCCTCGCTGA
- a CDS encoding twin-arginine translocase TatA/TatE family subunit, with protein MIGELFQPMHLLVVGIVALFVFGPDKLPQLGRTLGKAVRELRGAMNEPDEVTKDNTK; from the coding sequence ATGATCGGCGAACTGTTTCAACCGATGCATTTATTGGTGGTGGGTATAGTGGCCCTGTTCGTTTTCGGCCCGGACAAGCTGCCCCAGCTGGGAAGGACATTGGGAAAAGCCGTGCGTGAACTGCGCGGCGCCATGAACGAACCCGATGAGGTCACCAAGGACAACACGAAGTAG
- a CDS encoding Trm112 family protein, which translates to MSLNKELLEILVCPKCRQPVEPVDNERGLKCAQCKVVYPVRDEIPVMLVEEAVPAEMWEQGQRSVK; encoded by the coding sequence GTGTCGCTGAACAAGGAACTGCTGGAAATCCTCGTCTGCCCCAAGTGCCGCCAGCCCGTGGAACCCGTGGACAACGAACGCGGCCTGAAGTGCGCCCAGTGCAAGGTGGTCTACCCCGTGCGCGACGAGATTCCCGTGATGCTGGTGGAAGAGGCCGTTCCCGCCGAAATGTGGGAACAGGGACAGCGTTCGGTGAAGTAG
- a CDS encoding peptidase U32 family protein: protein MSNGFTAHPPPSPRDADHPASARLALPELLAPAGDMEKLDAALRYGANAVYLGGRGPNLRAGAQGFSPDELPQAVRRAHAVNAHVYYCLNSLPHQRHLRDVEAAMEEAHAAGVDALIVADPGVARMARRRAPNLPLHVSTQANTANAEAALFWQDMGATRVNMARELDLNGIRALVRACPGVEFEAFVHGAMCLAVSGHCLLSAWMNNRPANLGQCTHPCRFEYMGMALAVEEKTRPGEIAWEAVQDGPFHSSFWAPNDLCLVKYVRWFAAVGVAALKIEGRVKSAGYVAQVTDAYRTALDDLTRRTFRHEDYLYELLNTASRPLSTGFFLPGGKRLNRGLPHDAMRRPVVARIEQPADNAAWHVSVRAPWRAEKPLELLLPGLHRPELQPGDFRLENHKGETVDRLHPGMAGVLHCAHEGLAPGLFVRA from the coding sequence ATGAGCAACGGTTTCACAGCACACCCCCCCCCGTCCCCGCGAGACGCGGACCATCCCGCTTCCGCGCGCCTTGCCCTGCCCGAACTGCTGGCCCCGGCGGGCGACATGGAAAAGCTGGACGCGGCCCTGCGCTATGGCGCCAACGCCGTATACCTTGGCGGACGCGGCCCCAACCTGCGGGCGGGCGCACAAGGCTTTTCGCCCGACGAACTGCCGCAGGCGGTCCGGCGCGCCCATGCCGTGAATGCGCACGTCTACTACTGCCTGAACAGCCTGCCCCACCAGCGCCACCTGCGCGACGTGGAAGCCGCCATGGAAGAGGCCCACGCGGCTGGCGTGGACGCCCTGATCGTGGCCGACCCGGGCGTTGCCCGCATGGCCCGCCGCCGCGCGCCGAATCTGCCGCTGCACGTTTCCACCCAGGCCAACACCGCCAACGCGGAAGCCGCCCTGTTCTGGCAGGACATGGGCGCCACCCGTGTGAACATGGCGCGCGAACTGGACCTGAACGGCATCCGCGCCCTGGTCCGGGCCTGTCCCGGCGTGGAATTCGAAGCCTTCGTGCACGGGGCCATGTGTCTTGCCGTGTCCGGCCATTGCCTGCTTTCCGCCTGGATGAACAACCGCCCGGCCAACCTCGGCCAGTGCACCCACCCCTGCCGTTTCGAGTACATGGGCATGGCCCTGGCCGTGGAAGAAAAGACCCGGCCCGGCGAAATCGCGTGGGAAGCGGTACAGGACGGCCCGTTCCACTCCAGCTTCTGGGCGCCCAACGACCTGTGCCTGGTGAAGTACGTGCGCTGGTTTGCCGCCGTGGGCGTGGCCGCGCTGAAGATCGAAGGCCGGGTGAAGAGCGCGGGCTACGTGGCCCAGGTTACCGACGCCTACCGCACCGCGCTGGACGACCTGACCCGGCGCACCTTCCGGCACGAGGATTACCTGTACGAACTGCTGAACACCGCCAGCAGGCCGCTTTCCACCGGCTTTTTCCTGCCCGGCGGCAAACGGCTGAACCGGGGCCTGCCGCACGACGCCATGCGCCGCCCGGTGGTCGCGCGCATCGAGCAGCCTGCGGACAACGCCGCGTGGCACGTATCCGTGCGCGCCCCTTGGCGCGCCGAAAAGCCCCTGGAACTGCTGCTGCCCGGCCTGCACAGGCCGGAACTGCAACCCGGCGACTTCCGGCTGGAAAACCACAAGGGCGAAACCGTGGACCGGCTGCACCCCGGCATGGCGGGGGTGCTGCACTGTGCCCACGAGGGACTGGCCCCCGGCCTGTTCGTGCGGGCCTGA
- a CDS encoding chemotaxis protein, with amino-acid sequence MGQTGILLESGTNELEIVEFFVDEAVSDGAAPGGPDNSGALGADAGLAGSGGMSEALGRDGDCVAEAAAGGGFGAAAPLACGSLRRRYGVNVAKVVEIIRMQPVTALPQMPHPAVLGAFPHRDGRVIPLVDLAKYLGIPRDTSGEPKIIVTEFNTVVTGFLVSGVNRIHRISWTDVEAPGRFLQEASRNSITGMVRLDELVVFLLDMESIVAEMHPDLSIRMERPLGPASAGGRGQAGGTAPGNGRAGGEAGAGAMPMDAGVPEVQPDLPPRRYRILHADDSGSVRRLVRSLMEASGRFELLQANDGQEAWEMLDGLRREAESRGAPLSELVQAVVSDIEMPRMDGLTLCRRIKEDPVLRTLPVALFSSLVSERLGHKGESVGADAQFAKPDLQLLSQKVLELLGESA; translated from the coding sequence ATGGGGCAGACCGGCATTCTGCTGGAATCCGGCACCAATGAACTCGAAATCGTCGAGTTCTTCGTGGACGAGGCCGTGTCCGATGGCGCGGCACCTGGCGGGCCGGACAATTCCGGCGCATTGGGCGCCGATGCCGGGCTTGCCGGGTCGGGCGGCATGTCCGAAGCCCTGGGCAGGGACGGCGACTGCGTGGCGGAAGCGGCCGCGGGTGGGGGCTTTGGCGCGGCCGCCCCGCTTGCATGCGGCTCGCTGCGGCGCCGCTACGGCGTCAACGTGGCCAAGGTGGTGGAAATCATCCGCATGCAGCCCGTCACCGCACTGCCGCAAATGCCCCATCCGGCGGTGCTGGGGGCCTTTCCGCACCGCGACGGGCGGGTCATCCCGCTGGTGGACCTGGCCAAATACCTGGGCATCCCGCGCGACACCAGCGGCGAACCCAAGATCATCGTCACCGAATTCAATACCGTGGTCACCGGGTTTCTGGTGTCCGGAGTGAACCGGATTCACCGCATCAGCTGGACCGACGTGGAGGCTCCGGGCCGTTTCCTGCAGGAGGCCAGCCGCAATTCCATCACCGGCATGGTCCGGCTGGACGAACTGGTGGTGTTTCTGCTGGACATGGAAAGCATCGTGGCCGAGATGCACCCGGACCTGTCCATCCGCATGGAACGGCCCCTGGGCCCGGCGTCCGCCGGGGGGCGGGGACAGGCGGGGGGCACTGCGCCCGGCAATGGCCGTGCGGGTGGCGAAGCCGGTGCAGGCGCTATGCCCATGGACGCCGGGGTGCCGGAGGTGCAGCCGGACCTGCCGCCGCGCCGCTATCGCATCCTGCATGCCGACGATTCCGGCAGCGTGCGCCGCCTGGTGCGCAGCCTGATGGAGGCCAGTGGACGGTTCGAGCTGTTGCAGGCCAACGACGGGCAGGAGGCATGGGAAATGCTGGACGGGCTGCGTCGCGAGGCCGAATCCAGGGGGGCCCCCCTGTCCGAGCTGGTGCAGGCCGTGGTCTCGGACATCGAGATGCCGCGCATGGATGGGCTGACCCTGTGCCGCCGCATCAAGGAAGACCCCGTGCTGCGCACCCTGCCGGTGGCGCTGTTTTCGTCGTTGGTCTCGGAACGGCTGGGGCACAAGGGCGAATCGGTGGGTGCGGACGCGCAGTTCGCCAAGCCCGATTTGCAGCTGCTCAGCCAGAAGGTGCTGGAACTGCTGGGCGAATCCGCCTGA
- a CDS encoding Hsp20/alpha crystallin family protein produces the protein MVIDFSAFYEFPNLLDRLAGDAGRNLAATRGRAQFPPLNIGEDDAAIRVRALVPGADLDGLDITLTDKTLVLKGELPVVRGRYYRQERPTGPFQRVVTLNVPIDRDRATATMKDGVLEIVLPKAQAVKPRTVHIEVR, from the coding sequence ATGGTTATCGACTTCAGCGCGTTCTACGAATTTCCCAACCTGCTCGACCGCCTGGCGGGCGATGCGGGGCGCAATCTGGCGGCCACGCGTGGCCGGGCGCAGTTTCCGCCGCTGAACATCGGCGAGGACGACGCGGCCATCCGCGTGCGCGCGCTGGTGCCCGGCGCGGACCTGGACGGGCTGGACATCACCCTCACCGACAAGACACTGGTGCTCAAGGGCGAACTGCCCGTGGTGCGTGGCCGGTACTACCGGCAGGAGCGGCCCACCGGCCCCTTTCAGCGGGTGGTGACCCTGAACGTGCCCATCGACCGCGACCGGGCCACGGCCACCATGAAGGACGGCGTGCTGGAGATCGTGCTGCCCAAGGCACAGGCCGTGAAGCCGCGCACTGTTCACATCGAAGTCAGGTAG
- a CDS encoding PAS domain S-box protein, translating into MAADDGHHDHGTAAAGPGSAPSERAEVPGDVVERHRLLLEHLPNGYCLHEMLWDENGQPRDYRFLDVNPAFEAMTGLSRDRVVGRTLLEVLPGIERRWVDIYGRVVSSGESTAFEHRDRLTGRHWEVRAWRAGPNRFAVVFSDATRCRVMEDELRRSSAMQRAMIRNIPFDFWARDTSGRVVMQSDISVALWGDLTVSPDSERDVPEETRAGWADINARAMAGETVRHEHEVQLRDGARRVFSSMVTPIRPVPAIPAIPAISDEAADGLLGILGINIDITEQRAAEQALRRSEARFRSLIENALNLPVQGYDRERRVFFWNSASERLYGFTRQEAMGRRLEELIIPEEMADVVLRDVARWVETGIPPRAGELRLRHKDGSPVSVFSSHVALQGPGGEPEMYCIDVDLNDLRRTELALRESEQRFRTLVANLPGVVYRCEARPPWRALYVSAQVEQLTGHPAAEYQQGDLALEHIIHPDDRAGVIANMATATDPDGHFSLEYRVLHEDGTLRAVMEQGRRVHDEAGQEFLDGVILDVTPLRQALSDLAAARDFLDAVMEAMPSALAGVGPDGLIIHWNRAAEEASGLSRDAARGRPAAEVLARLVGEAPHVFEAVARRQAARFEGVPRVTDGRLRHLDVMLFPLLAQDAASGVPGAVIVRVDDVTERTRLADMLVQTEKMLSVGGLAGGMAHELNNPLGAVLQGVQNIMRRLDPDLPANAQAARDAGVSLGAMRAYMEARRISEMLEGIRDAGTRAADIIATMLEFTRPGQGRRTTARAHALVERALALAGSDYDLRRQYDFRKLRVVRDFAMDDDTLTCVPTEIEQVLLNLFKNAAHAMAEKRYPAGQEPALRVTTRREGDEVLIVVEDNGPGMEPEVRRRVFEPFFTTKPPGVGTGLGLAVSYFIVVRTHGGSIACDGVPGEGTRFIVRLPARQPADS; encoded by the coding sequence ATGGCAGCCGACGACGGCCACCACGATCACGGCACCGCCGCAGCCGGGCCGGGCTCCGCACCTTCCGAGCGCGCGGAAGTCCCCGGTGACGTGGTCGAGCGCCACCGCCTGCTGCTGGAGCACCTGCCCAACGGCTATTGCCTGCATGAAATGCTGTGGGATGAGAACGGCCAGCCGCGCGACTACCGGTTTCTCGACGTCAACCCCGCCTTCGAAGCCATGACCGGCCTTTCCCGCGACAGGGTGGTGGGGCGCACCCTGCTTGAAGTGCTGCCCGGCATCGAGCGCCGGTGGGTGGATATCTACGGGCGGGTGGTTTCCTCCGGCGAAAGCACCGCCTTCGAGCACCGCGACAGGCTGACGGGCAGACATTGGGAAGTGCGGGCCTGGCGCGCCGGGCCGAACCGGTTCGCGGTGGTCTTTTCCGACGCCACCCGCTGCCGGGTCATGGAAGACGAGTTGCGTCGCTCCTCGGCCATGCAACGGGCCATGATCCGTAACATCCCCTTCGATTTCTGGGCCCGCGACACCAGTGGCCGCGTGGTCATGCAAAGCGATATTTCCGTGGCCTTGTGGGGCGACCTGACCGTGTCGCCCGACAGCGAGCGGGACGTGCCGGAAGAGACCCGGGCCGGTTGGGCGGACATCAACGCCCGCGCCATGGCGGGCGAGACGGTGCGCCACGAGCACGAGGTGCAACTGCGCGACGGCGCCCGGCGCGTCTTTTCCAGCATGGTCACCCCCATCCGGCCCGTCCCCGCCATCCCCGCCATCCCGGCCATCAGCGACGAGGCGGCCGACGGGTTGCTCGGCATTCTCGGCATCAACATCGACATCACCGAGCAGCGCGCGGCGGAACAGGCCCTGCGCCGCAGCGAGGCGCGGTTCCGCTCGCTGATAGAGAACGCCCTGAACCTGCCGGTGCAGGGTTACGACCGCGAGCGGCGGGTGTTCTTCTGGAACTCGGCCAGCGAACGGCTGTACGGCTTCACCCGCCAGGAGGCCATGGGCAGGCGGCTGGAGGAATTGATCATTCCCGAGGAGATGGCCGACGTGGTGCTGCGCGACGTGGCCCGCTGGGTGGAAACCGGCATCCCCCCCCGCGCGGGCGAACTGCGCCTGCGCCACAAGGACGGCAGCCCGGTGTCGGTGTTTTCGTCACACGTGGCGTTGCAGGGGCCGGGCGGCGAACCGGAGATGTACTGCATCGACGTGGATCTCAACGACCTGCGCCGCACCGAACTGGCCCTGCGCGAGAGCGAGCAGCGCTTCCGCACGCTGGTGGCCAATCTGCCGGGCGTGGTCTACCGCTGCGAGGCCAGGCCGCCATGGCGGGCATTGTACGTCTCTGCCCAGGTGGAGCAGCTGACCGGACATCCGGCGGCGGAATATCAACAGGGTGACCTGGCCCTTGAACACATCATCCATCCCGACGACCGCGCCGGGGTCATAGCGAACATGGCTACGGCCACCGATCCGGATGGACATTTTTCGTTGGAATACCGGGTGCTGCACGAGGATGGCACCCTGCGCGCGGTCATGGAGCAGGGGCGGCGGGTGCACGACGAGGCGGGCCAGGAGTTTCTGGACGGGGTCATCCTGGACGTCACCCCCCTGCGCCAGGCCCTGAGCGACCTTGCCGCCGCGCGCGACTTCCTGGACGCGGTGATGGAGGCCATGCCCTCGGCCCTGGCCGGGGTGGGGCCGGACGGTTTGATCATCCATTGGAACCGCGCGGCGGAAGAGGCCTCCGGCCTTTCGCGCGATGCCGCGCGCGGGCGCCCTGCGGCAGAGGTGCTGGCCCGGCTGGTGGGCGAGGCCCCGCATGTGTTCGAGGCCGTGGCCCGGCGGCAGGCCGCCCGGTTCGAGGGGGTGCCCCGCGTGACGGACGGACGGCTGCGCCACCTGGACGTGATGCTGTTCCCCCTCCTGGCGCAGGATGCCGCGTCCGGCGTGCCGGGGGCCGTCATAGTGCGGGTGGACGACGTTACCGAGCGTACCCGGCTGGCCGACATGCTGGTGCAGACCGAAAAGATGCTGTCCGTGGGGGGGCTGGCGGGCGGCATGGCGCACGAACTGAACAACCCGCTGGGGGCGGTGTTGCAGGGCGTGCAGAACATCATGCGCAGGCTGGACCCGGATCTGCCCGCCAACGCCCAGGCCGCGCGCGATGCCGGGGTGTCCCTTGGGGCCATGCGCGCCTACATGGAGGCCCGGCGCATTTCCGAAATGCTGGAAGGCATCCGCGATGCGGGCACCCGCGCGGCGGACATCATCGCCACCATGCTGGAATTCACGCGGCCCGGGCAGGGGCGGCGCACCACGGCCCGGGCGCATGCGCTGGTCGAGCGGGCGCTGGCCCTGGCGGGCAGCGACTACGACCTGCGCCGCCAGTACGATTTCCGCAAACTGCGTGTGGTGCGCGATTTCGCCATGGACGACGATACCCTGACCTGCGTGCCCACGGAAATCGAGCAGGTGCTGCTGAACCTGTTCAAGAACGCGGCCCATGCCATGGCGGAAAAGCGCTACCCTGCCGGGCAGGAGCCTGCCCTGCGCGTGACCACCCGGCGCGAGGGCGACGAAGTGCTTATCGTGGTCGAGGACAACGGACCGGGCATGGAGCCGGAGGTCCGGCGGCGGGTGTTCGAACCGTTTTTCACCACCAAGCCGCCGGGCGTGGGTACCGGGCTGGGGCTTGCGGTCAGCTACTTCATCGTGGTGCGGACCCACGGCGGCAGCATTGCCTGCGACGGCGTGCCCGGCGAGGGGACGCGGTTCATCGTGCGGTTGCCGGCACGGCAGCCGGCAGACAGCTAG